In Spea bombifrons isolate aSpeBom1 chromosome 9, aSpeBom1.2.pri, whole genome shotgun sequence, the genomic stretch AGCAGTTAGTGGGGTGTGTAAACTGGCCTGAGCTGGGGGTAGTTCATATACAGCTTAGCAGTTACTGGGGGCCTTAATGGAGGGTTGATTATATACACTTAATGTTTACTGGGGTGTGTACACTGGCCTGACCTGGGGGTAGCTGATGGCTTGGTTCATGCTTGGAGTGCTGTTGCGGATTAGACCCGTTTTAGGGGGCACGCACTGGCCCTGTAGTTGTGTTGGGTTCGGGGCAATCACTCTCTGAGACATCAGCATGTGTGGCAGAGGGGTATTCGTCGATGTCCTGATAACACTGTGACTCTACAACAAAACAGATGGCACGCATTAGGTGGACTGGTGCTGCAAAGGGCAGAAGCCACACACTTGAGGACAAAGCAATAGGTCCGTCTCACCTGCACACTCCTCAGGTTCTGTGCTTCTAAGCCCTGAGCCCCTGGGCGCAGAGGCACTTTGGAGAGACCTGGCTGGCCCACGTGGGCAGGAGATGGCTGTACAATGGTAGCTGCATTCTGTACCACGGGATTCTGCAAGAGAAGACTTGGTTGGTATTTGTTCTTAGAGGAGCGAGAGGTGGCGCAGGGAAGAGGAGCCAGAGGGGTGACGCAAGGAAGAGGAGCCAGAGGGGGCACGCAGGGAAGAGGAGCCAGAGGGGGCACGCAGGGAAGAGGAGCCAGAGGGGGCACGCAGGGAAGAGGAGCCAGAGGGGGCACGCATGGAAGAGGAGCCAGAGGGGGCACGCAGGGAAGAGGAGCCAGAGGGGGCACGCAGGGAAGAGGAGCCAGAGGGGGCACGCATGGAAGAGGAGCCAGAGGGGGCACGCAGGGAAGAGGAGCCAGAGGGGGCACGCAGGGAAGAGGAGCCAGAGGGGGCACGCAGGGAAGAGGAGCCAGAGGGGGCACGCAGGGAAGAGGAGCCAGAGGGGGCACGCAGGGAAGAGGAGCCAGAGGGGGCACGCAGGGAAAAGGAGCCAGAGGGGGCACGCAGGGAAAAGGAGCCAGAGGGGGCACGCAGGGAAAAGGAGCCAGAGGGGTGGCGCAAGGAAGAGGAGCCAGAGGGGGCACGCAGGGAAGAGGAGCCAGAGGGGTGGCGCAAGGAAGAGGAGCCAGAGGGGTGGCGCAAGGAAGAGGAGCCAGAGGGGTGGCGCAGGGAAGAGGAGCCAGAGGGGTGACGCAGGGAAGAGGAGCCAGAAGGGTGGCGCAGGGAAAAGTTGCCAGAGGGGTGGCGCATGGAAGAGTAACGAGAGGGGGTGCGCAGGGAGAAGGAGCGAGAGGGGATGCGCAGGGAGGAGGAGCGAGAGGGGGTGCGCAGGGAGGAGGAGCGAGAGGGGGTGCGCAGGGAGGAGGAGCGAGAGGGGGTGCGCAGGGAGGAGGAGCGAGAGGGAGTGCGCAGGGAGGAGGAGCGAGAGGGGGTGCGCAGGGAGGAGGAGCGAGAGGGGGTGCGCAGGGAGGAGGAGCGAGAAGGGGTGCGCAGGGAGGAGGAGCGAGAGGGGGTGCGCAGGGAGGAGGAGCGGGAGGGGGTGCGCAGGGAGGAGGAGCGAGAGGGGGTGCGCAGGCAGATCACTTACTTTCTGCAGAACATTCTCTTTCTGCAGCTGGCTCTGGCGCAGTTTCTTCAGCAGGACCAGCCTGGCCTCCTCCAGACGCAGCTCGTCCCTCAGCGGTTTGATGAGCTGCTGGCGCTCCTCCACGTTCTTGCCCTAGAGGGAGAAGACCAGGAGTAGTAACAGCATACTAACACAATATTGGATTAATGAACAAGTCAGGTTGCTCTGGGCCTTTAAGGAACATTCTTACCTTAAACATTTCTAAGTTGGCCATCTTGATTCTGTCTTCTGAGCGAGAGGCAGATTTCGGACTGGATGCCTCGTTGTCAGACAGCACAATGATATCTGGGGAGGGGGTCTGTCCTCCTCGGTCCTGGTCGCTGTGGAaattagagaaaaataaaaacaggtccAACCAAGAACTCCTCAGACCTAAAAGACAAAAGCCCAGGGAACCCCGGAGGTGTAGCACAGAGGCCCGAGGGCCCGCACCATCGCCTCTAATATGCTCCTGCTGAGACCCAGCCCTTACAAGAACATACGCGACCCAGAGAGACGAAACCAACTCGGGACACGTGTTATTTATACGGGGTCACACTCTCTGCCTGCGCTGCATCTCACCTCCGCCTGGAGCTCATGTCCACCGGCTCTTCGTTGATGTTCTCTTTACCGTGCCTACCCACACCTCGGCCGTCCCCGTGAGGCCGAAGGCTCCCGTTCATCTTCTCCTCGTACATCTTAAGGCCATCTTGCTTTGCTAGATGGTCATGAGCCAACTCAAGGCCAGGAAAGTCCTTCCTCTTCAGCAAAGCCAGCATCTTTAGCCTCTCCATGGCCTCGTGCCCCTCCATCTTCAGCTGCTTGGCCAGGACATCCTCGCGGTCGTCAGGTTGCTCGAGACCCCTCTTCAAGAGGTTGAGGCGCAACGCGTCTTCCGTCACTCTGTCCATCCTTCCAAAAATCACAAAGACAGGGGTTAGAGCGATGCACCGAAGGGCTACGCGCCTCTCAGCCGG encodes the following:
- the GATAD2B gene encoding transcriptional repressor p66-beta isoform X2, encoding MDRVTEDALRLNLLKRGLEQPDDREDVLAKQLKMEGHEAMERLKMLALLKRKDFPGLELAHDHLAKQDGLKMYEEKMNGSLRPHGDGRGVGRHGKENINEEPVDMSSRRSDQDRGGQTPSPDIIVLSDNEASSPKSASRSEDRIKMANLEMFKGKNVEERQQLIKPLRDELRLEEARLVLLKKLRQSQLQKENVLQKNPVVQNAATIVQPSPAHVGQPGLSKVPLRPGAQGLEAQNLRSVQSHSVIRTSTNTPLPHMLMSQRVIAPNPTQLQGQCVPPKTGLIRNSTPSMNQAISYPQQSSSSVPCQRTSSTAMYMNLGSHMQTGPVARVSSPLPSPSAMADPASSQAAAKLALRKQLEKTLLEIPPPKPPAPLLHFLPSAANSEFIYMVGLEEVVQSVIDSQGKSCPSLLRVDPFICAQCRTDFTPHWKQEKSGKILCEQCMTSNQKKALKAEHTNRLKNAFVKALQQEQEIEQRLQHQAALSPGAPPAISSKQDTMIRHHALRQAAQPQNTLQRGIPTARSMLSNFAQAPQLPMAGNLLAMPGVNIAYLSAGMGGHKATSLADRQREYLLDMIPPRSISQSISGQK
- the GATAD2B gene encoding transcriptional repressor p66-beta isoform X1 — translated: MLGLRGMDRVTEDALRLNLLKRGLEQPDDREDVLAKQLKMEGHEAMERLKMLALLKRKDFPGLELAHDHLAKQDGLKMYEEKMNGSLRPHGDGRGVGRHGKENINEEPVDMSSRRSDQDRGGQTPSPDIIVLSDNEASSPKSASRSEDRIKMANLEMFKGKNVEERQQLIKPLRDELRLEEARLVLLKKLRQSQLQKENVLQKNPVVQNAATIVQPSPAHVGQPGLSKVPLRPGAQGLEAQNLRSVQSHSVIRTSTNTPLPHMLMSQRVIAPNPTQLQGQCVPPKTGLIRNSTPSMNQAISYPQQSSSSVPCQRTSSTAMYMNLGSHMQTGPVARVSSPLPSPSAMADPASSQAAAKLALRKQLEKTLLEIPPPKPPAPLLHFLPSAANSEFIYMVGLEEVVQSVIDSQGKSCPSLLRVDPFICAQCRTDFTPHWKQEKSGKILCEQCMTSNQKKALKAEHTNRLKNAFVKALQQEQEIEQRLQHQAALSPGAPPAISSKQDTMIRHHALRQAAQPQNTLQRGIPTARSMLSNFAQAPQLPMAGNLLAMPGVNIAYLSAGMGGHKATSLADRQREYLLDMIPPRSISQSISGQK